Proteins encoded in a region of the Panicum hallii strain FIL2 chromosome 3, PHallii_v3.1, whole genome shotgun sequence genome:
- the LOC112887713 gene encoding ethanolamine-phosphate cytidylyltransferase-like gives MEAATGTGCSARTLAACVIGGIVLGASVLALHLAGPVSVPSLPPLDAVRRRLRRRRRPVRVYMDGCFDMMHYGHCNALRQARALGDELIVGVISDEEIKANKGPPVTPLHERMIMVRAVKWVDDIIPDAPYAITEEFMNKLFNEYSIDYIIHGDDPCLLPDGTDAYALAKKAGRYKQIKRTEGVSTTDIVGRMLLCVRERSSDAHNHSSLQRQFSSGHGQKVDDGGSGSGTRVSHFLPTSRRIVQFSNSRGPGPDSRIVYIDGAFDLFHAGHVEILRLARELGDFLLVGIHTDQTISSTRGRHRPIMNLHERSLSVLACRYVDEVIIGAPWDVSKDMITTFNISLVVHGTIAENMDYAKEDSNPYAVPMAMGIYHRLESPLDITTSTIIRRIVANHEAYQKRNEKKEASEKKYYEGKSFVNGE, from the exons ATGGAGGCGGCCACCGGCACCGGCTGCAGCGCCCGCACGCTGGCGGCGTGCGTCATCGGCGGTATCGTGCTGGGCGCATCCGTGCTCGCGCTCCACCTCGCGGGGCCCGTGTCCGTCCCATCCCTGCCGCCGCTCGACGCGGTCAGGCgccggctccgccgccgccgccgccccgtgcgCGTCTACATGGACGGCTGCTTCGACATGATGCACTACGGACACTGCAACGCGCTGCGCCAGGCGCGCGCCCTCGGGGACGAGCTCATCGTCGGCGTCATCAGCGACGAAGAGATCAAGGCCAACAAAGGGCCGCCCGTTACGCCGCTCCACGAAAG AATGATAATGGTCCGTGCTGTGAAATGGGTGGATGATATCATTCCAGATGCACCTTATGCCATAACCGAAGAATTCATGAACAAGCTATTCAATGAGTACAGCATAGATTACATTATCCACGGTGATGATCCTTGTTTGCTACCAGATGGTACTGATGCATATGCCCTTGCCAAAAAGGCTGGCCGATATAAGCAGATTAAAAGAACCGAGGGAGTGTCAACAACAGACATTGTTG GACGGATGCTTCTTTGTGTTAGAGAGAGATCTTCTGATGCCCACAATCACTCTTCGCTGCAAAGGCAGTTCAGTAGTGGACATGGTCAGAAAGTTGATGATGGTGGATCTGGAAGTGGAACTAGAGTATCTCATTTCCTTCCCACATCTAGGCGAATAGTTCAGTTCTCAAATAGCAGG GGTCCAGGTCCAGATTCTCGGATAGTTTACATAGATGGTGCATTTGATCTGTTCCATGCTGGACATGTTGAG ATATTGCGTCTTGCTCGCGAACTTGGAGACTTTTTGCTTGTGGGCATTCATACAGATCAGACCATAAG TTCAACGCGAGGACGACATCGCCCAATCATGAATCTCCATGAAAGAAGTTTGAGTGTTTTGGCTTGTCGTTATGTTGATGAGGTGATCATTGGTGCTCCATGGGATGTTTCAAAAGACATG ATTACCACATTCAATATTTCGTTGGTTGTTCATGGTACAATTGCTGAGAATATGGACTATGCGAAG GAGGATTCAAATCCATATGCTGTTCCGATGGCTATGGGTATTTACCATAGGCTGGAGAGCCCTTTGGATATCACTACAAGTACTATTATAAGGAGGATTGTTGCTAACCATGAAGCTTACCAG AAGCGTAACGAGAAGAAGGAAGCCAGTGAGAAGAAGTACTACGAGGGTAAAAGCTTTGTCAATGGGGAGTAA
- the LOC112887997 gene encoding uncharacterized protein LOC112887997 produces the protein MAAPGAGLAAPAMAEGGGALDAPGLAAPFARWTAPPPWSTTALECDRSTAGRIAVGAERIPSGGLLQGSGGSGSNLARMLQKLHQKSLAHQKDQLEKKYYVIVPEGSLEVHLQNY, from the exons ATGGCCGCGCCCGGCGCAGGCCTGGCCGCGCCCGCCatggccgagggcggcggcgccctgGACGCGCCCGGCCTGGCCGCACCGTTCGCGAGGTGGACAGCTCCACCGCCCTGGAGTACGACCGCCCTAGAATGCGACAGGTCCACTGCTGGTCGCATCGCCGTGGGCGCCGAGCGTATCCCCTCCGGTGGCCTTCTCCAGGGGTCCGGAG GAAGCGGAAGCAACCTAGCAAGAATGTTACAAAAGCTGCACCAAAAGAGCTTAGCACACCAAAAAGATCAACTAGAGAAGAAATACTACGTGATAGTTCCAGAAGGATCACTAGAAG TGCACTTGCAAAATTATTAG